In Lytechinus variegatus isolate NC3 chromosome 12, Lvar_3.0, whole genome shotgun sequence, a single window of DNA contains:
- the LOC121425511 gene encoding uncharacterized protein LOC121425511 → MESVPKRKSVQYVHASGVCDLCGKLPFRHYCDHPDCKKYICNDCICIHNKLLKNHSKFLQHVVVSKLEINCSKPEHSDIPAYHICVLCKKPLCDVCCDENWDQTHDFTEIQSALAKMKIEMSIDLDKLKGQVQKCQESIASGAELKAKIIEICASFRDDLQTKFRKVFQLLKEQERGILRTLEEDKQQMLKDIQMVMKPVLDQTDASLAVIAEAQGIIDSPSGKDILSEKDLVIQNTMQETKQTIDVLRFNHVGLDSLKSQISRIKIVPEETICDIGHVKQEWKQLPHIPLTAAQSSYIAPHPDGGHVVGASYLVSQPRTSAEAPVAPQELDHYVSTLSIFTYEGKLSFLADIGKTLGNERIRGITVFPTGNVAVLGKSIQIYGPDFKPLSHIQQLPGHEWHSIAVAPSGELLVGDCTNCRIDILTLGVKEDTCKSISCAEVKPRQLYALPADKYVIVQPGHEDIDPIVKIINSDGHVETSLSDISWEYVYCSPDTLGNLYIAALKIENEEAALAGTIKQKLTFARYTTLGRKKEIIFEGEIGETSLGVSVAAKQVALSLRDKIMRFE, encoded by the coding sequence ATGGAGTCTGTCCCGAAACGTAAATCAGTCCAGTATGTACATGCTTCTGGTGTTTGTGATCTTTGTGGAAAACTTCCTTTTAGACATTACTGTGATCATCCTGACTgcaagaaatatatatgtaatgatTGCATCTGTATTCACAACAAGCTTTTGAAAAACCACAGCAAATTTCTACAGCATGTTGTGGTGAGTAAGTTAGAGATCAATTGTTCCAAGCCTGAACACTCGGACATCCCTGCCTATCACATATGTGTACTTTGCAAGAAACCGCTTTGTGATGTGTGCTGTGATGAAAATTGGGATCAAACTCATGATTTCACGGAGATCCAGAGTGCTttagcaaaaatgaaaattgagatGAGTATCGATTTGGATAAACTTAAAGGTCAGGTTCAAAAGTGTCAGGAATCAATTGCTAGCGGTGCTGAACTTAAAgcaaaaatcattgaaatatgtgCAAGTTTTAGGGACGACCTGCAAACAAAATTTCGAAAGGTTTTCCAGCTTTTAAAGGAGCAGGAACGTGGAATACTGCGAACACTTGAAGAAGATAAGCAGCAGATGCTTAAAGATATACAGATGGTCATGAAACCTGTTCTGGACCAAACAGATGCATCTTTAGCAGTCATCGCAGAAGCACAAGGTATCATTGATAGCCCATCAGGCAAAGACATCTTATCAGAAAAAGATCTTGTAATTCAGAACACGATGCAGGAAACAAAGCAGACAATTGATGTGCTACGATTcaatcatgtaggcctagactCTCTAAAGAGTCAGATATCAAGAATCAAGATAGTCCCGGAAGAGACTATATGTGACATTGGTCATGTAAAGCAGGAGTGGAAGCAGTTACCGCATATTCCTTTGACTGCAGCTCAAAGCTCTTACATAGCGCCTCATCCTGATGGTGGCCATGTTGTGGGAGCATCATACCTTGTCTCTCAGCCCCGGACATCTGCAGAAGCTCCTGTTGCACCTCAGGAGCTGGATCATTATGTTTCCACGCTTTCCATCTTCACTTATGAAGGAAAGCTCTCCTTTTTGGCTGATATTGGAAAGACCCTTGGAAATGAAAGGATAAGGGGAATTACTGTTTTTCCTACTGGTAATGTTGCTGTTCTGGGAAAGAGCATCCAGATCTATGGACCAGACTTCAAGCCCCTCTCTCACATTCAGCAACTTCCTGGCCATGAATGGCATTCCATTGCTGTTGCACCATCTGGCGAACTGCTCGTTGGCGATTGCACCAATTGCCGTATTGACATTCTGACCTTAGGAGTTAAAGAGGATACATGTAAGTCTATTTCATGTGCTGAGGTGAAGCCTCGGCAGCTATATGCTCTTCCTGCTGATAAGTACGTCATAGTGCAACCAGGACATGAAGACATAGACCCCATCGTCAAGATTATAAATTCTGATGGCCATGTTGAAACATCACTGTCAGATATTTCTTGGGAATATGTATACTGTTCTCCCGATACTTTGGGAAACCTGTACATTGCAgctttgaaaattgaaaatgaagaagCTGCTCTTGCGGGGACAATCAAGCAAAAGTTGACATTTGCAAGGTATACCACCCTcggaagaaaaaaggagattATCTTTGAGGGGGAGATCGGGGAGACCAGTTTGGGTGTCAGTGTTGCTGCTAAGCAGGTAGCATTGAGTCTTAGAGATAAAATTATGAGATTTGAATAG